The Chengkuizengella sediminis DNA window ATATCTAAGGGCTTAGCTAATGGAGCTGACCTTATGATTTTATCATTATAAACTTCTTTTAAAGGATGCATGCTGTCATCTAATTTAGGTATGTTTGTTTCATTCATGTCATTCAAATCATTTAATTCATTCAATTCATTTATTTCAATTTCATGATCTTCTTCAAACCCATCTTTTAACCATTGCAAAACTTCATCTTTTATCGTTTGTAAAGAAACATTCTCTTCACTTAATAATGTGAGTGTTTTTTGCAATTCATTTCCTTTCATATCTTGAACATATTCAGTTAATGTTAAAACTAGTTGTTTTACTTGTACAATAACAGGTTCCTTATCATTTAATTGTTTTATTGGTACATAAGTTAAGTAAATATCTGTAACATCCCTGCCAATAAAAATAAAATCAGGATGTATTATATAATTTAATTCATTTAATAACATAGCTTTAAGTTTATGAATGATAGTCACAACTTGGAGTATAATTTTATAAAATTCTTTTATAGTAATTTGTTTGATTTTTAATTGTTGAGTTAGCATTCTTTTATTTGTATATTCGAATAAAAGTCGAACGTTTAAATTAAGTTCATCTATTTGTATAGGCAATATTTGATGTGGCAAATTACCCTCTATCATTTTGAGTTGTAAATTGGATAACATATCTCTTTTAAGGTTAGGTTTTGACAATGCAATATAAAATCCATCCTGTTGTATATAATCAAAATGGAAGTCAACTATTTTACCTACAGAATTATCACTGATCATCTCTTATATCACACCTTTCAATAAAAATAAATGGAAATAAGCGGCAACAACCCCAGGTAATACTGCAATCATAAATGGAAATTGTAAATTATCATTTGCAAACGCTTTTAGTAACTTAATATCTCGATATATAAAAATATTAAAAATGTTTAAATGAACAGCTTTGATACGACTCCAATTCTCTTTTTTAAATAATAAGATACACATTCCGATCAAAGCTGAAAATA harbors:
- a CDS encoding DUF6382 domain-containing protein — translated: MISDNSVGKIVDFHFDYIQQDGFYIALSKPNLKRDMLSNLQLKMIEGNLPHQILPIQIDELNLNVRLLFEYTNKRMLTQQLKIKQITIKEFYKIILQVVTIIHKLKAMLLNELNYIIHPDFIFIGRDVTDIYLTYVPIKQLNDKEPVIVQVKQLVLTLTEYVQDMKGNELQKTLTLLSEENVSLQTIKDEVLQWLKDGFEEDHEIEINELNELNDLNDMNETNIPKLDDSMHPLKEVYNDKIIRSAPLAKPLDIIHGKNRAIIITISVLIVAMVWRLYLAYATSAFYIIALGISIFMIVLNLFIFWIGKKHDQNNKENEAGVANQSNSLKEDVNLMEIFEQSQDETYFQQLPNHTKILTPSDQTVLLGNGNPLELNEVKKTEVYLNISNAGNDEIERVDVNIEHFLIGRDPTIVNHVLNKVGVSRAHLEIIKANEGQYEIKDLGSKNGSFLNDEKLIPYKTYTLKHNDHVRFISVDMKFIVIN